From Aspergillus chevalieri M1 DNA, chromosome 4, nearly complete sequence, a single genomic window includes:
- a CDS encoding serine hydrolase domain-containing protein (COG:V;~EggNog:ENOG410PIPX;~InterPro:IPR001466,IPR012338;~MEROPS:MER0017074;~PFAM:PF00144), which translates to MTVNGHCDPRFNSVRQLFERQISSGSELGASICVNIAGTNAIDLWGGYTDEERTKPWTENTIVPVWSSSKCVTNLAALLLIDRGLLDPYARVSQYWPEFAANGKEDVEVRHFLSHTAGVPAWEKPYPDMYDVPAATERLAGQAPWWKPGTASGYHVISQGHLVGELVRRVSGKSLGQFIRDELATPLNADFRLGAEEKDYPRIADLTKPEAPPVQFKSDPNSLPLRAMKGTPVLAEHVTTPAFRNAELGGGNGISNARALNRILSTITLNGKVDGKRIISPETINLIFREQSNGPDLVLQVHVRFGIGFALPARQTVDWIPDGRLCFWGGWGGSMVIMDLDRKTTITYAMNRMGGGTIGNDRSEAYVREIYAVLDQLPRAAL; encoded by the coding sequence ATGACGGTCAATGGCCATTGCGATCCGCGCTTCAACTCCGTCCGGCAGCTTTTCGAGCGCCAGATCTCCTCCGGCAGCGAACTCGGCGCTTCTATCTGCGTCAATATCGCCGGCACCAACGCCATTGATCTTTGGGGAGGCTACACCGACGAAGAGCGAACGAAACCCTGGACCGAAAACACGATTGTGCCCGTCTGGTCGAGTTCCAAGTGTGTCACCAACCTCGCAGCACTCCTCCTCATCGATCGCGGACTTCTCGACCCTTACGCTCGCGTGTCACAATACTGGCCCGAATTTGCAGCCAATGGCAAGGAAGACGTGGAGGTCCGACATTTCCTAAGCCACACGGCGGGAGTGCCGGCATGGGAAAAACCGTACCCGGACATGTACGATGTACCGGCTGCTACGGAGCGACTGGCAGGCCAAGCGCCGTGGTGGAAACCCGGTACTGCATCGGGCTACCACGTCATCAGCCAGGGCCATCTGGTTGGCGAGCTTGTTCGCCGGGTATCAGGAAAGTCTCTGGGCCAGTTCATCCGCGATGAACTCGCGACACCCCTGAACGCAGATTTCCGACTAGGAGCGGAGGAAAAGGACTATCCGCGCATCGCAGACCTTACCAAGCCCGAAGCCCCTCCTGTCCAGTTCAAATCTGACCCGAATAGCCTCCCTCTCCGTGCAATGAAGGGAACCCCCGTCCTCGCCGAACACGTCACGACCCCAGCCTTCCGTAACGCAGAACTCGGCGGCGGAAACGGCATCTCGAATGCGCGCGCACTAAACCGCATCCTCTCAACCATCACACTCAACGGCAAAGTCGACGGCAAGCGCATCATCTCCCCCGAGACCATCAACCTCATCTTCCGCGAACAATCGAACGGCCCCGATCTcgtactccaagtacatgtGCGGTTCGGAATTGGGTTCGCATTGCCCGCGCGGCAGACGGTGGATTGGATCCCGGACGGGAGATTGTGTTTCTGGGGTGGATGGGGTGGTTCAATGGTGATTATGGATCTGGATCGCAAGACGACTATCACGTATGCGATGAATCGGATGGGAGGTGGGACAATCGGGAATGATCGGTCTGAGGCGTATGTTAGGGAGATCTATGCCGTGTTGGATCAGCTTCCGAGAGCCGCGCTTTGA
- a CDS encoding MFS transporter (COG:G;~EggNog:ENOG410Q1FC;~InterPro:IPR020846,IPR011701,IPR036259;~PFAM:PF07690;~TransMembrane:12 (i111-131o143-163i175-192o204-224i231-251o263-283i339-358o378-397i418-440o446-468i475-500o512-534i);~go_function: GO:0022857 - transmembrane transporter activity [Evidence IEA];~go_process: GO:0055085 - transmembrane transport [Evidence IEA]), with amino-acid sequence MDQQLQHSTTRNDFSPSSSSSLNQVPEPTPISRRPTQVELSRTETSQLHHQSTVRSRKARAPRDEWLPFGDKEFPPDLPDPEKYVVDFAGEYDPLHPHNWPTWRKIMQSAILTYSTITSSFCSAIFSSAVGSVSAQFGISTEVATLGIMLYVMGFASGPVLWAPASELYGRRWPMTIGLFGLSIFTIATATAKDVQTIMLTRFFAGFFGACPLAIVPAVFADLYNNKYRGAAIAVFAMGVFVGPFVSPFVGGFITMSYLGWRWTMYISAIMGFFATVLLLLLFRETYAPVVLMGKAATLRRQTRNWGIHAKQDEVEVDLKELLTNNFSRPFMMLITEPIVFLVTLYTSFIYGLMYALLGAYPVVFQGIYGMNLGVGSLSFIGLIIGELLGGAFTLMGHPAYVKKLQANNNMPVPEWRLPAATLGGTVFTMGLFWFGWTGFTKDIHWMAPIASGVFVGFGIYVIFLQCFNYLIDSYLHLAASVFAANTILRSAVGACFPLFSRQMFQNLGVQWAGTLLGCLAAIMIPIPLGFLFYGPALRKRSRFQPPQAVFHEKH; translated from the exons ATGGATCAACAACTGCAGCATTCCACGACCAGGAACGATTTCTccccttcatcttcgagCTCGCTCAATCAAGTTCCGGAGCCAACACCTATCAGCCGGCGTCCAACACAGGTCGAGCTTTCGCGTACCGAGACCTCTCAGCTGCATCACCAGTCGACCGTCAGATCGAGGAAAGCTCGCGCGCCTAGGGACGAGTGGCTGCCGTTCGGAGACAAGGAATTTCCGCCAGACCTCCCGGATCCTGAGAAGTATGTCGTGGACTTCGCTGGCGAGTATGATCCGCTACACCCGCACAACTGGCCGACATGGAGAAA AATCATGCAGTCTGCCATTCTCACCTACTCGACCATCACCTCCTCCTTCTGCAGTGCGATCTTCTCCTCTGCAGTAGGCTCTGTTAGCGCTCAATTCGGAATCAGTACCGAAGTTGCGACTTTGGGCATCATGCTCTATGTCATGGGCTTCGCATCAGGCCCTGTACTCTGGGCACCAGCTTCGGAACTGTACGGTCGTCGGTGGCCGATGACTATAGGCCTATTCGGCCTGAGCATTTTCACCATAGCCACCGCTACCGCTAAAGATGTGCAAACTATCATGCTGACGCGCTTTTTTGCGGGCTTCTTCGGCGCCTGTCCGTTGGCGATTGTCCCTGCGGTGTTCGCGGACTTGTACAATAACAAGTATCGGGGTGCGGCAATTGCTGTGTTCGCTATGGGTGTCTTTGTAGGCCCTTTTGTGTCTCCATTTGTTGGTGGCTTCATCACGATGAGTTACCTGGGATGGCGTTGGACGATGTATATATCAGCCATCATGGGCTTCTTTGCGACtgtgttgctgctgctgcttttcaGGGAGACCTATGCACCGGTTGTGTTAATGGGGAAAGCAGCCACTTTGCGCCGACAGACCCGGAACTGGGGTATCCATGCGAAACAAGATGAGGTTGAGGTGGATCTCAAAGAACTGCTTACAAACAATTTCAGTCGGCCATTTATGATGCTCATCACCGAGCCGATTGTGTTCCTTGTGACGCTATACACATCCTTCATCTACGGACTTATGTATGCCTTGCTGGGCGCATATCCGGTGGTGTTCCAGGGAATCTATGGAATGAACTTGGGTGTTGGCAGTTTGTCCTTTATCGGCTTGATCATTGGTGAACTTCTGGGAGGAGCATTTACCCTCATGGGACATCCAGCTTATGTCAAGAAACTCCAAGCAAATAACAACATGCCGGTTCCGGAATGGCGACTTCCAGCAGCCACTCTCGGCGGGACTGTCTTCACAATGGGTTTATTCTG GTTTGGCTGGACCGGATTCACAAAAGACATCCACTGGATGGCCCCAATAGCCTCCGGAGTTTTTGTTGGATTTGGCATCTATGTCATTTTCCTCCAGTGTTTCAACTACCTCATCGATTCCTACCTTCATCT TGCGGCATCTGTCTTCGCagccaacaccatccttcGGTCTGCGGTCGGTGCATGTTTTCCTCTCTTTTCCCGGCAAATGTTCCAGAACTTGGGTGTCCAGTGGGCAGGCACGTTACTGGGATGTCTGGCGGCCATCATGATTCCGATTCCCTTAGGATTCCTCTTTTATGGGCCGGCACTGCGAAAGAGGAGTCGTTTCCAGCCGCCTCAGGCGGTGTTTCACGAGAAGCATTGA
- a CDS encoding uncharacterized protein (COG:S;~EggNog:ENOG410PRSA;~TransMembrane:6 (n4-11c16/17o78-98i110-140o160-178i199-218o238-261i339-361o)) → MMKLVLPLLGVSTLYAAFYFAQINGSRDLALQSVTSKTLPGRDDPLRTFYTGIEPIDRLLTVLTVFFWPMTDGSTPTLTLHSLGFAGTFGSAWMLLTVESWRKGNAWTIAAFPFIFGILAQTLTFAFAAPLYAGLHLIFSSTASRPNAESIRAPRAVLNVIPYVFIIGYLVPSLLLIAPLSETITTDVKQIIIAAWQPWPLYISILTTVAHILFSPFVSNDKTIDGGRATLGSLRKVYAVAFANTAINHLIPWTISLFTILEPRFFNKEFADALHPLNVFQLPLPWAQPTLQITELGAGVHVFLRWDYVIGSTGVLLWALSLHRNAHRAILGKAGGLRLLIKVALLSVVASPVGAAVELMWERDELVVHETGGLKSRVSGSKKSS, encoded by the exons ATGATGAAACTCGTGCTTCCCCTCCTCGGCGTTTCGACGCTGTACGCTGCGTTCTACTTTGCCCAAATCAATGGTTCGCGTGATTTAGCATTGCAATCCGTTACATCGAAGACATTACCCGGACGTGATGATCCTCTTCGCACTTTTTATACGGGCATCGAGCCCATTGACCGGCTGCTCACGGTGCTGACGGTCTTCTTTTGGCCGATGACCGACGGAAGCACGCCTACCTTGACCCTGCATTCTCTTGGATTTGCCGGAACGTTTGGCTCTGCTTGGATGCTTCTCACTGTTGAGTCGTGGAGGAAAGGGAATGCTTGGACCATTGCTGCGTT CCCATTCATTTTCGGTATCCTCGCTCAAACGTTGACTTTCGCTTTTGCGGCACCTCTCTACGCCGGTCTGCACCTTATTTTCTCTAGCACTGCCAGCAGACCGAATGCAGAGAGCATCCGCGCTCCTCGTGCTGTCCTGAACGTGATCCCCtacgtcttcatcatcggtTACTTAGTCCCTAGCCTGCTACTTATCGCCCCTCTCTCGGAAACCATCACCACGGACGTGAAGCAGATTATCATCGCAGCCTGGCAACCCTGGCCGTTGTACATTTCCATCCTGACTACCGTCGCGCACATCCTCTTCTCGCCATTCGTGAGCAACGACAAGACCATCGACGGCGGCCGTGCAACCCTCGGCTCCCTCCGCAAGGTTTACGCTGTTGCATTCGCCAACACTGCCATCAACCACTTGATCCCCTGGACCATCTCTCTGTTCACGATCTTGGAGCCTCGATTCTTCAACAAGGAATTCGCGGATGCCCTTCACCCTTTGAATGTCTTCCAGCTTCCATTGCCTTGGGCCCAGCCAACATTACAGATCACCGAACTTGGTGCTGGCGTGCACGTCTTTCTCCGATGGGACTATGTCATTGGTTCTACGGGAGTTCTGCTCTGGGCACTGAGCTTGCATCGTAATGCACACCGCGCGATCCTCGGTAAGGCTGGTGGTCTCAGACTGTTGATTAAGGTTGCATTGCTGTCTGTTGTTGCGAGTCCCGTGGGAGCCGCTGTGGAGCTGATGTGGGAGAGGGATGAGTTGGTCGTTCATGAGACTGGGGGTTTGAAGTCGAGGGTTTCTGGCTCTAAGAAGTCTTCTTGA
- a CDS encoding uncharacterized protein (COG:S;~EggNog:ENOG410PKIP;~InterPro:IPR000571;~go_function: GO:0046872 - metal ion binding [Evidence IEA]), which translates to MLRDHDIQQLAGKLRTVGQENRRHHENLSNLLDNFNSLLESYNLLKSDYEEEKEAREKYKKMARGQERNPFVLVLVDGDGYPFHEDLIRSRNDGGITAARRMTDSVKELLHDRLGDQAEQCRIMIRIYANVLGLSKALARAGLVGHEARSLAGFAASFTRSQDLADFIDAGDKKEGADHKIREMFRLFADINQCKHIFFAGCHDVGYLSFLMPYRGMADRITLLKGPSFHPEFRSLGLSISEIPSVFMSSPLGIGPEPITSKSAVPKSAVCWFFQKGICKYGNECTKQHITPQQHEISKPQDDKSNTQSTVREMKHYTKMPQSPSSKDEEPLIHVNKNGERIDTAISQPTNEEWNAYARRAKQHKLCNQYHLGGECSNLSCQFDHSNVDDSLIEVMRYIMRQHVCPSGPDCRLSKCYLGHMCQKPGCTGGKPCRFNQHAHTLDRQVWGTSTPTDTCSYDSNSSDESYAA; encoded by the exons ATGCTCAGGGACCATGATATTCAGCAACTGGCCGGCAAGTTGCGTACTGTTGGCCAGGAGAACCGGCGCCATCATGAAAATCTGAGTAATCTGCTGGATAATTTCAATTCGTTGCTGGAGAGCTATAACCTGCTGAAGAGCGATTatgaggaggagaaagaggcgCGGGAGAAGTATAAGAAGATGGCTAGGGGGCAGGAACGGAATCCCTTTGTTCTGGTGCTTGTGGATGGTGACGGATATCCG TTTCATGAAGACCTTATTAGAAGCCGCAATGACGGTGGGATCACAGCTGCACGGCGTATGACTGACAGTGTAAAAGAACTACTCCATGACCGGCTTGGGGACCAAGCTGAGCAGTGCCGTATCATGATACGCATCTATGCCAATGTCCTGGGTTTATCCAAGGCTTTGGCTCGCGCTGGGCTCGTCGGGCATGAGGCTCGTTCACTTGCTGGATTTGCAGCGAGCTTTACTCGCTCGCAGGATTTGGCAGATTTTATCGACGCGGGTGATAAGAAAGAAGGAGCAGATCATAAGATTAGAG AAATGTTCCGCCTATTCGCTGATATTAATCAGTGCAAACATATTTTCTTCGCGGGCTGCCATGATGTTGGCTACCTTTCATTCCTAATGCCCTACCGCGGCATGGCTGACCGTATCACCCTACTTAAGGGTCCATCATTCCATCCGGAATTCAGGTCTCTGGGGCTGTCTATCTCGGAAATACCCTCTGTTTTCATGTCGAGTCCACTTGGCATCGGCCCTGAACCGATTACTTCTAAATCAGCAGTACCAAAATCGGCAGTCTGCTGGTTCTTCCAAAAG GGTATTTGCAAATACGGCAACGAATGTACTAAGCAACATATAACACCACAACAACACGAAATCTCTAAACCCCAAGATGACAAGTCGAACACCCAAAGTACCGTGCGAGAAATGAAGCATTATACGAAAATGCCCCAATCCCCTTCAAGCAAGGACGAGGAACCTCTAATCCACGTCAACAAAAACGGAGAGCGCATCGACACTGCCATCTCGCAACCAACAAACGAAGAATGGAACGCATACGCCCGCCGAGCCAAACAACACAAGCTCTGCAACCAATACCACCTGGGCGGCGAATGCAGCAACCTGAGCTGTCAGTTTGACCACAGTAACGTCGATGACAGTTTGATCGAGGTCATGCGGTATATCATGCGGCAGCATGTATGTCCGAGTGGACCCGACTGCCGGCTTAGCAAATGCTATCTCGGTCATATGTGTCAGAAACCTGGGTGCACGGGTGGCAAGCCGTGTCGCTTTAACCAGCACGCTCATACCCTTGATCGTCAAGTTTGGGGTACTAGCACGCCGACCGATACGTGTAGTTACGACTCTAATAGTTCGGATGAGTCCTATGCAGCTTAA